From Candidatus Manganitrophus morganii, the proteins below share one genomic window:
- a CDS encoding arsenosugar biosynthesis-associated peroxidase-like protein: protein METYYHPGDLGKFAEMGKGNKELWEKFTSYYNAVFAEGALTEREKALIALAVSHAVQCPYCIDSYTQACLEKGSNVEEMTEAVHVACAIRGGASLVHGVQMRNVAHKLSM from the coding sequence ATGGAGACCTATTATCACCCGGGGGATCTTGGAAAATTTGCAGAGATGGGAAAAGGAAACAAAGAATTGTGGGAGAAGTTCACCAGCTATTACAACGCCGTTTTCGCCGAGGGGGCACTGACCGAGCGGGAGAAGGCGCTGATTGCCCTGGCGGTCTCCCACGCGGTACAATGTCCCTACTGCATCGATTCCTATACGCAGGCCTGCCTTGAGAAGGGCTCCAATGTCGAGGAGATGACCGAGGCGGTTCATGTCGCCTGTGCGATCCGCGGCGGCGCCTCGCTGGTCCATGGGGTCCAGATGCGGAACGTGGCTCACAAGCTCTCGATGTAG
- a CDS encoding DUF3047 domain-containing protein has product MASKRRFFFFLLLLIVLVAAVRLLGLHDALDQQQLRSGIDRWGAWGPLLYILIFAIAPVLFLPGLPITVAGGLAFGPLWGTVYASIGSTLGAGLAFLVARYFAREAVSEMLGERWKRIDAGVAERGWVFVAITRLIPLFPFNLLNYAFGLTRIPFAIYLFTSWLFMLPGTAAYVIFSSSLLDLIKGDLSPAFLIGLVLLVALSVIPFFYRRWKGSKDSLPKVIIWGAALLLPFLAIQKADAEERIDLLTNRQGESGLPEGWRPLTFQRISRHTDYHLLEEEGRPVIRAVSRQAASGLIHPLDLDPRRYETLSWCWKVDRIISKGDETEKKGDDYAARVYVTFRFDPDKATFWERTKFSVLKRIYGEYPPKAAINYIWANRLPKGEAIANAYTDRARMVAVESGNERVGEWVCQARSLYADYQWLFDEAPPPLSGIAVMTDTDDTGEEATAFYADIFLKAK; this is encoded by the coding sequence ATGGCCTCGAAGAGACGCTTCTTTTTCTTTTTGCTGCTCCTGATCGTCCTGGTCGCCGCCGTCCGGCTGCTCGGGTTGCACGACGCGCTCGATCAGCAGCAACTCCGGAGCGGGATCGATCGATGGGGGGCCTGGGGACCGCTTCTCTATATTCTGATCTTCGCGATCGCCCCGGTCCTCTTTCTGCCGGGCCTCCCGATCACCGTCGCCGGGGGATTGGCCTTCGGCCCCCTCTGGGGGACGGTCTACGCTTCGATCGGATCGACGCTGGGGGCGGGGCTCGCTTTCCTGGTGGCCCGCTACTTTGCGCGGGAAGCCGTTTCAGAAATGCTCGGAGAGCGATGGAAGCGGATCGACGCGGGGGTGGCGGAGCGGGGCTGGGTCTTTGTCGCCATCACCCGCTTGATCCCGCTTTTCCCGTTTAATCTTCTCAACTATGCCTTCGGCCTGACCCGAATTCCTTTTGCGATTTATCTTTTTACCTCCTGGCTCTTCATGCTCCCCGGGACCGCCGCGTATGTGATTTTTTCCAGCTCGCTCCTCGATCTGATCAAGGGGGATCTCTCGCCGGCGTTTCTCATCGGGCTGGTCCTGCTGGTTGCCCTCTCCGTCATCCCCTTTTTTTATCGGCGCTGGAAGGGATCGAAAGACTCCCTTCCAAAAGTGATCATCTGGGGGGCGGCGCTCCTTCTGCCGTTTCTTGCGATTCAAAAAGCCGATGCGGAGGAGCGGATCGACCTCCTCACGAATCGGCAGGGTGAGAGCGGCCTTCCGGAGGGATGGCGGCCGCTGACGTTCCAGCGGATCTCCCGCCACACCGACTATCATCTTCTGGAAGAGGAAGGACGCCCGGTGATCCGGGCGGTCAGCCGGCAGGCGGCCTCCGGTTTGATTCACCCGCTCGATCTTGACCCTCGCCGCTACGAAACCCTCTCTTGGTGCTGGAAGGTCGACCGGATTATTTCGAAGGGGGATGAGACGGAGAAGAAGGGGGATGATTACGCCGCGCGGGTTTACGTCACCTTCCGGTTCGATCCGGACAAGGCGACCTTTTGGGAGCGGACCAAGTTCAGCGTCCTGAAGCGGATCTACGGGGAGTATCCGCCGAAGGCGGCGATCAACTACATCTGGGCGAACCGGCTTCCGAAAGGGGAGGCCATTGCAAACGCTTACACCGACCGGGCGCGGATGGTCGCCGTCGAGAGCGGGAATGAGCGGGTCGGCGAATGGGTCTGCCAAGCCCGGAGCCTGTATGCCGACTATCAATGGCTCTTCGATGAGGCGCCGCCGCCCCTTTCGGGCATCGCCGTGATGACCGACACCGACGATACGGGTGAAGAGGCGACGGCGTTTTATGCCGATATTTTTTTAAAGGCGAAATAA
- a CDS encoding mercuric reductase produces the protein MSDPFDIVIIGGGAGGLVVASGAAQFGARVALVEKERGLGGDCLYYGCVPTKTLVHSARVLSLIRRSEEFGLGRVIPSEESFTGAMERMRRMVARIGEHDDPKRFEAMGIRLFFGEGRFVDPKTFEVAGRRIAGRRFVLATGSRPGAPPIPGLAEAGFLTNVTALALKQRPETMAIIGGGPVGLEFAQIFHRLGVRITILEKSDHLLPNEDREISEGVEGIFRKEGIDFLTGASVQEVRREGNQKVLLVGGKEGVRRIAAEEILVAVGRAPNVEGLGLEAAGVAYDREGVKVDAALRTTARHIWACGDLVGPYQFTHMAEYQGGIVVSNALFPFVRRKVDYRVVPRVTFTDPEVARVGLTEAEAREKAGPVHVYRFPFKQVDRAIIEGEEAGFIKLIADRRLRIVGAHLIGPSAGDLLHEYVLAMKADLKITSLSTTIHVYPTLSQGVKKAADQYFREKLFTGWFPKLARWLIRF, from the coding sequence ATGTCTGACCCATTCGATATTGTGATCATCGGAGGGGGCGCCGGCGGGCTCGTCGTCGCAAGCGGGGCGGCGCAGTTCGGGGCGCGGGTGGCGCTGGTTGAAAAAGAGCGCGGCCTCGGCGGAGATTGCCTTTATTACGGGTGCGTCCCGACGAAAACGCTGGTCCATTCCGCGCGGGTCCTTTCATTGATCCGGCGCTCGGAGGAGTTCGGCCTCGGCCGGGTGATTCCGTCCGAAGAGAGCTTCACGGGGGCGATGGAACGGATGCGGCGGATGGTCGCGCGGATCGGCGAGCATGACGATCCGAAACGGTTTGAGGCGATGGGGATTCGGCTCTTCTTCGGAGAGGGGCGTTTTGTCGATCCGAAAACGTTTGAAGTCGCCGGCCGGAGGATTGCCGGGCGGCGGTTTGTCCTCGCCACCGGCTCCCGACCCGGTGCCCCGCCGATTCCAGGTCTGGCCGAGGCGGGATTTCTGACGAACGTCACCGCGCTGGCGCTCAAACAGCGTCCCGAGACGATGGCGATCATCGGAGGGGGACCGGTTGGTCTCGAATTCGCCCAGATCTTCCACCGGCTGGGGGTTCGGATTACAATTCTCGAAAAAAGCGATCATCTCTTGCCGAATGAGGATCGGGAGATCTCCGAAGGGGTCGAAGGAATCTTCCGAAAGGAAGGAATCGATTTTCTGACCGGCGCTTCGGTTCAAGAAGTCCGGCGGGAGGGGAATCAAAAAGTTCTCCTCGTCGGAGGTAAAGAGGGGGTTCGGCGGATCGCCGCCGAGGAGATCCTGGTTGCCGTCGGCCGCGCGCCCAACGTCGAAGGGCTGGGACTCGAAGCGGCCGGGGTCGCCTATGACCGGGAGGGGGTGAAGGTCGACGCCGCCCTCCGGACGACGGCGCGGCATATCTGGGCCTGCGGCGATCTGGTCGGACCGTATCAGTTCACCCACATGGCGGAATACCAGGGAGGAATCGTCGTCTCCAACGCCCTCTTCCCGTTCGTCCGCCGGAAGGTCGATTACCGGGTCGTTCCCCGGGTGACCTTCACCGATCCGGAGGTGGCGCGGGTCGGCCTCACGGAGGCGGAGGCAAGAGAGAAGGCCGGCCCGGTGCATGTCTACCGCTTTCCCTTCAAGCAGGTCGATCGGGCGATCATCGAAGGGGAGGAGGCCGGCTTCATCAAGCTGATCGCCGACCGGCGGCTCCGGATCGTCGGCGCCCACCTGATCGGCCCGAGCGCCGGAGATCTCCTCCATGAATATGTTCTGGCGATGAAGGCCGATCTGAAAATCACCTCCCTTTCCACCACGATCCATGTCTACCCGACCCTCTCCCAGGGGGTCAAGAAGGCGGCCGATCAATACTTCCGCGAAAAACTCTTCACCGGCTGGTTCCCGAAGCTGGCCCGCTGGCTGATTCGGTTTTGA
- a CDS encoding NifU family protein, with protein MSETPIAILTEKAVQKVRQALQGRSDIGVRLTVIREAGDFKYKFDYVAPGGADPRDFALPCGEYQFFINRESETLIKGSTIDYSSTGLAQAWVIDNPNPAWDSELAREISKVFNETINPGLAEHGGHIKLVDLKENIVYVEMSGGCQGCAMAGKTLHHGVIRILSEKFPEITGLVDTTNHTAGATPFFTTESGTIPTFKN; from the coding sequence ATGTCAGAAACCCCCATCGCCATCCTCACCGAAAAGGCGGTCCAAAAGGTCCGCCAGGCCCTTCAAGGCCGCAGCGACATCGGCGTGCGGCTAACGGTGATACGCGAAGCGGGCGACTTCAAATATAAGTTCGACTATGTCGCGCCGGGCGGGGCCGATCCGCGGGACTTTGCCCTGCCGTGCGGAGAATATCAGTTTTTCATCAACCGGGAATCGGAAACCCTCATCAAAGGATCGACAATCGATTATTCGAGCACCGGGCTGGCGCAGGCGTGGGTGATCGATAATCCGAATCCGGCGTGGGACAGCGAGTTGGCGCGCGAAATCTCCAAGGTCTTCAACGAAACGATCAACCCCGGCCTCGCCGAGCATGGCGGGCACATCAAACTGGTCGACCTGAAAGAGAACATCGTCTACGTGGAGATGTCGGGCGGCTGTCAGGGATGCGCGATGGCCGGCAAGACCCTCCACCACGGCGTCATCCGAATCCTCTCCGAAAAATTCCCCGAAATCACCGGCCTGGTCGACACCACCAACCACACCGCCGGCGCCACCCCCTTTTTCACCACCGAATCAGGGACCATCCCCACATTTAAAAACTAA
- a CDS encoding class I SAM-dependent methyltransferase has product MVYGCEQALIETNPVKRLAFRWLGATHLGDRSRNHYLMRALRKISLPEDANVLNAGCANGAHSFYLSERHPGWKITGIEIESEQVTRAAAIAEKKRTSNLSFHVGDLHQIRFSELFHLIFSMHVLTYLKDDLEVLKRFSRALKRGGYLILSIPTPPAPSPLPRPLQRLFQPAAPPAGAPPISIERSGYSNEEITHKLNEAGFRPLSITHPAGPLWQSAWEIHTLIENKRLLRAMAHPFLLFLVDLDQWLCKEYPYPMGRDSLIIAQRSV; this is encoded by the coding sequence ATGGTGTATGGATGTGAGCAAGCACTGATCGAAACCAACCCGGTCAAACGCCTCGCCTTTCGATGGCTGGGAGCCACCCATCTCGGAGACCGATCCCGCAACCATTACCTGATGCGGGCGCTCCGGAAAATTTCCCTTCCGGAGGATGCGAACGTCCTGAATGCCGGATGCGCAAACGGCGCCCATTCATTCTACCTGTCGGAGAGGCACCCGGGCTGGAAGATCACCGGGATCGAAATCGAGTCGGAACAGGTCACGCGGGCGGCGGCGATCGCCGAAAAAAAGAGAACAAGCAATCTCTCGTTCCACGTCGGAGACCTTCACCAGATCCGTTTTTCCGAGCTGTTCCACCTTATCTTTTCGATGCACGTTCTGACTTACCTTAAAGACGATCTGGAAGTATTAAAGCGGTTTTCCCGCGCGCTCAAACGGGGAGGCTATCTGATCCTCTCCATTCCGACCCCGCCGGCCCCCTCCCCCCTCCCTCGTCCGCTCCAAAGACTCTTCCAACCCGCCGCTCCTCCGGCGGGCGCCCCCCCCATTTCGATCGAGCGGAGCGGCTACTCGAATGAGGAGATCACCCACAAGCTCAATGAAGCCGGATTCCGCCCCCTCTCCATCACCCATCCGGCGGGACCGCTCTGGCAATCAGCTTGGGAAATTCATACGTTGATCGAGAACAAACGGCTCCTGCGGGCCATGGCCCATCCGTTTCTTCTCTTCCTCGTCGATCTGGACCAGTGGCTTTGTAAAGAGTACCCTTATCCAATGGGGAGAGATTCTTTGATCATTGCACAGAGATCCGTTTGA
- a CDS encoding alpha/beta hydrolase, producing MNWREYQAKQRVAEIGDRFISYVDEGSGDPVILLHGMPTWGFLWHPLFSSLSKSHRVLIPDLIGYGYSDKRDGFDRSIAKQAEAIHVWMEKIGMERATFVGHDIGGGVALRLATLFPGRVDRLCLMNSVCYDSWPVEAILQLGHPETRRRLSARTAILLMKQGLKMGFTSSPSNDLLDGLLIPYATETGKLSLIRDAVAVDTNQTMEIVPLLQRITVPTLILWGEDDRLQPVDYGERLAWDIPGARLIRIEQACHFVMIDQPGEVERDLIAFLGGAKVERLAA from the coding sequence GTGAACTGGAGAGAGTATCAGGCAAAGCAGCGGGTGGCCGAGATCGGAGATCGTTTCATCAGCTATGTCGACGAGGGATCGGGTGATCCGGTGATCCTCCTTCATGGGATGCCGACCTGGGGGTTTCTTTGGCATCCCCTCTTTTCTTCTCTTTCCAAATCGCACCGCGTCCTGATTCCCGATCTGATCGGCTACGGCTACTCGGACAAGCGGGACGGGTTCGATCGATCCATTGCAAAACAGGCCGAGGCAATCCATGTCTGGATGGAGAAAATCGGAATGGAGCGGGCGACGTTCGTCGGGCACGACATCGGCGGCGGGGTGGCCCTGCGGCTGGCGACCCTCTTTCCCGGGCGGGTTGACCGTCTCTGTCTGATGAACTCGGTCTGTTACGATTCCTGGCCGGTGGAAGCGATATTGCAACTCGGCCACCCCGAAACGCGGCGGCGGCTCTCCGCCCGGACCGCGATCCTGCTGATGAAACAGGGCCTCAAGATGGGATTTACCTCCTCCCCGTCCAACGATCTATTGGACGGTCTGCTCATCCCCTATGCCACTGAGACGGGAAAGCTGTCGCTTATCCGGGATGCCGTGGCGGTCGACACGAATCAGACGATGGAAATCGTTCCGCTCCTTCAACGGATCACCGTGCCCACATTGATCCTCTGGGGAGAGGACGACCGGTTGCAGCCGGTCGATTATGGCGAGCGGCTTGCCTGGGACATCCCCGGAGCCCGGCTGATCCGAATCGAACAAGCATGCCATTTCGTGATGATCGACCAGCCGGGAGAGGTTGAAAGGGATCTGATCGCCTTTCTCGGCGGAGCCAAAGTCGAACGGTTGGCGGCGTAA
- a CDS encoding halocarboxylic acid dehydrogenase DehI family protein has product MAIFNKTKPIPEQESAGETERIYHEIRQTLRSTGVPQLFCSWAGYGKFLPLVWSALRPNAETRLYEEASDRLRAEGARLIKPMEKPDVSAHVRLGESQTYHLRASLDLYHYLYPKLLVLTSAVQRALAGERIGKEENRELERIERGAPAGMIAMELAPEEPQDPRLRALFEEIKKTSKLPSVVMEIRTLALWPDYLFEARKRLMPIIVGPEYKQAEERLKQTARKEAGNLPYPVSIPREKVKGVVSDVGEITTLTSDFERAYARCILNIALLQCDWRDPDALASSPFPAPSRRQVVAAGGMA; this is encoded by the coding sequence ATGGCGATTTTCAATAAAACCAAGCCGATTCCGGAACAGGAGAGCGCCGGAGAGACCGAGCGGATCTATCATGAGATCCGCCAGACCCTTCGTTCCACCGGCGTTCCTCAACTGTTCTGCAGCTGGGCAGGCTACGGAAAATTTCTTCCCTTGGTCTGGAGCGCCCTTCGGCCGAATGCCGAGACCCGTCTCTATGAAGAAGCGTCCGACCGGCTTCGCGCGGAAGGGGCTCGTCTGATCAAGCCGATGGAAAAACCGGATGTTTCTGCGCACGTGCGACTGGGAGAGAGTCAAACGTATCACCTTCGGGCCTCCCTCGATCTCTATCACTATCTCTACCCAAAATTGCTCGTGCTGACTTCGGCCGTTCAACGCGCTCTCGCCGGCGAGCGGATCGGGAAAGAGGAGAACCGGGAATTGGAGCGGATCGAACGCGGCGCCCCTGCCGGAATGATTGCGATGGAGCTGGCGCCGGAAGAGCCGCAAGACCCCCGCCTTCGAGCGTTGTTTGAAGAGATAAAAAAAACCTCGAAGCTTCCGAGCGTCGTCATGGAGATCCGTACCCTGGCGCTCTGGCCCGACTATTTGTTTGAAGCCCGGAAGCGATTGATGCCGATCATCGTCGGCCCGGAGTATAAACAGGCCGAAGAGCGTCTGAAGCAGACGGCGCGAAAAGAGGCGGGCAACCTTCCCTATCCGGTGTCGATCCCGAGGGAGAAGGTGAAGGGGGTTGTCTCTGATGTTGGAGAAATCACTACGCTGACGTCGGACTTCGAGCGCGCATACGCCCGCTGCATCCTGAATATCGCCCTTCTCCAATGCGATTGGAGAGACCCCGACGCGTTGGCCTCCTCCCCTTTTCCCGCCCCTTCCCGGCGACAGGTTGTCGCGGCAGGAGGGATGGCGTGA
- a CDS encoding C2H2-type zinc finger protein: MAEWKCQDCGKVFKTQQDLLAHELEHAPRYECAVCGEEFKTKEEAYLHEVGKHGRPPATDPVPIRRPA, translated from the coding sequence ATGGCCGAGTGGAAATGTCAGGACTGTGGCAAGGTATTCAAAACGCAGCAAGATCTGCTGGCCCACGAACTCGAGCATGCCCCCCGCTATGAATGCGCCGTTTGCGGGGAGGAATTTAAAACGAAAGAGGAGGCCTATCTCCATGAGGTCGGCAAACATGGGCGGCCCCCGGCCACCGATCCGGTCCCCATAAGGCGACCCGCCTGA
- a CDS encoding NAD(P)/FAD-dependent oxidoreductase, translating into MERYDLLVLGSGSAGLYGAIKAAQLGARVALVEGGDVGGTCPNRGCLPTEHLVTAAERYYYGQMVAFRGVKPRKARLNFAAVMREKEAVVQQARKEKERMIAAHPNITFLPGRGRLVSPHHVAIDGQPVTADKTLLATGSSPITPPIPGLADISPLNSDRVQVITRLPRSLIVIGGGEIGLEYGQLFLHFGARVIVLEKEARILPREEPEISNALRRYLGEEGMEIHTGVEIEAVEPLPRRRGYRVAARKGGEILLLEGSAVFVATGRRPNTDGLGLEEAGVKRLPDGAVETTPSFETSHSHIFAAGDIRGHVRKLATVADREGELAAENALRGSRQTMEYLGVPYAILTSPQVASVGLKEVEARAAGFALRQVDLSLPEELPKAIADRGWVKLVVEKGSHRILGVHLLAAKAAEAIHEAIFIVKNGLTVEDVCRTIHVYPTVAESILRAAESYPKAA; encoded by the coding sequence ATGGAGCGTTACGATCTCCTGGTGCTTGGGTCGGGCTCCGCGGGGCTTTACGGGGCGATCAAGGCCGCGCAGCTCGGCGCGCGGGTGGCGCTGGTCGAGGGGGGTGATGTCGGCGGAACCTGTCCGAACCGGGGCTGTCTTCCGACCGAACATTTGGTGACGGCGGCGGAGCGTTACTATTACGGCCAGATGGTTGCGTTCCGGGGGGTGAAGCCCCGCAAGGCCCGGCTCAACTTTGCGGCGGTGATGAGGGAGAAAGAAGCGGTGGTTCAACAGGCGAGGAAGGAGAAGGAGCGGATGATCGCGGCCCACCCGAACATCACGTTTCTCCCGGGGAGGGGCCGTCTTGTCTCGCCGCATCATGTCGCCATCGACGGTCAACCGGTTACGGCCGATAAAACGCTTCTTGCGACCGGCTCTTCACCGATCACCCCGCCGATTCCCGGCTTGGCCGACATTTCCCCTCTGAACAGCGACCGCGTTCAGGTCATCACCCGTTTACCGCGAAGCCTGATCGTGATCGGCGGCGGTGAGATCGGCCTCGAATACGGCCAGCTTTTTCTCCATTTCGGGGCGAGGGTGATCGTCCTCGAAAAAGAAGCGCGGATTTTGCCGAGGGAGGAGCCGGAGATTTCGAATGCGCTGCGCCGTTACCTGGGAGAAGAGGGGATGGAGATTCATACCGGCGTCGAGATCGAAGCGGTCGAGCCGCTCCCCCGCCGGCGGGGTTATCGGGTCGCAGCACGGAAGGGAGGAGAGATCCTCCTGTTGGAAGGGTCCGCCGTTTTCGTCGCCACCGGACGGCGTCCGAACACCGACGGTCTCGGCCTGGAAGAGGCCGGCGTGAAGCGCCTTCCGGACGGCGCGGTTGAGACGACCCCCTCTTTCGAAACGTCGCATTCCCATATTTTTGCGGCAGGGGATATCCGCGGGCATGTCCGCAAGCTTGCGACCGTTGCCGATCGCGAAGGGGAGCTGGCGGCCGAAAACGCCTTGAGAGGGAGCCGGCAGACGATGGAATATCTCGGCGTCCCCTATGCGATTTTGACCTCTCCCCAGGTGGCGAGTGTCGGATTAAAAGAGGTAGAAGCGCGCGCCGCCGGTTTCGCGTTGCGGCAGGTCGATCTCTCCCTGCCGGAAGAGCTGCCGAAGGCGATCGCCGACCGCGGATGGGTCAAGCTGGTGGTGGAAAAGGGAAGCCACCGGATTTTGGGGGTCCATCTCCTGGCCGCCAAGGCGGCGGAGGCGATCCATGAGGCGATCTTTATTGTCAAGAACGGTCTCACGGTCGAGGATGTCTGCCGGACGATCCATGTTTATCCCACCGTGGCCGAATCGATCCTGCGCGCGGCCGAGTCCTACCCCAAAGCGGCTTGA
- a CDS encoding sigma-70 family RNA polymerase sigma factor: protein MISEPAIDRKPDEGTPSSDPEKWVEMHGDALYRFALLRLRDPKLAEDAVQETLLSAFQGRNRFLGQASERSWLIGILKHKVIDYFRKISRETPIEDLSRFEDQMEGAFDENGHWKRDGTGPCEWNADPERLLERKQFWIALDRCLSKLPSRMAHVFSLREIDGVSSEQVCEVLNLTASNLWVLMHRARMQLRQCLEIHFFGKEKQVKE from the coding sequence TTGATCAGCGAACCCGCCATTGATCGAAAACCGGACGAGGGGACTCCATCGTCCGACCCCGAGAAGTGGGTCGAGATGCATGGCGATGCCCTCTATCGGTTTGCGCTTCTCCGGCTCCGCGATCCGAAGCTCGCCGAGGACGCCGTCCAAGAAACCCTTCTCTCCGCGTTTCAGGGCCGGAATCGTTTTTTAGGACAAGCCTCGGAGCGAAGCTGGCTGATCGGGATTCTCAAGCACAAGGTGATCGATTATTTCCGGAAGATCAGCCGGGAAACACCGATCGAGGACCTCTCCCGGTTTGAAGATCAGATGGAAGGAGCGTTCGACGAGAACGGCCATTGGAAGCGGGACGGAACCGGCCCGTGCGAGTGGAACGCCGACCCGGAACGCCTGCTTGAGAGAAAGCAGTTTTGGATCGCATTGGATCGATGCCTTTCCAAGCTTCCTTCCCGAATGGCCCACGTATTCTCGTTAAGAGAAATCGACGGCGTCAGCAGTGAGCAGGTCTGTGAAGTACTGAACCTGACGGCCTCGAACCTCTGGGTGCTGATGCATCGCGCCCGGATGCAACTGAGGCAGTGTCTGGAAATACACTTCTTTGGAAAAGAAAAACAGGTGAAAGAATGA
- the arsS gene encoding arsenosugar biosynthesis radical SAM protein ArsS (Some members of this family are selenoproteins.): MSETRLSLKARGSLLTSETEQLRILSEIKGCPPFDAPMRQAGLDPLHATGISVFQMNLGKLCNQACRHCHVDAAPDRREMMTRETAEACIDALAQTDIPTVDITGGAPELNSHFRWVVTQARALGRHVIDRCNLSVLLLPSQADLAAFLADHQVEIIASLPYYRPAQTDAQRGEGIFEKSIAALRLLNQIGYGVEGSGLILNLVHNPVGAFLPPKQEAIEAQFRKELDLRYGVVFNRLYTITNMPISRFLEFLIETGNVEGYMERLANAFNPAAAAGVMCRYTISVGWDGTLYDCDFNQMLDLPVDGGAPRHLSDFDPAALHHRRIVTGNHCYGCTAGAGSSCGGTLT, encoded by the coding sequence ATGTCTGAAACGAGACTCAGCCTAAAGGCCCGAGGGAGTTTATTAACCTCGGAAACCGAGCAGCTCCGGATTCTCTCGGAGATCAAAGGGTGTCCGCCGTTCGATGCGCCGATGCGACAGGCCGGTCTCGATCCGCTCCACGCCACCGGGATTTCGGTTTTTCAGATGAACCTCGGGAAACTCTGCAATCAGGCCTGCCGCCATTGCCATGTCGATGCCGCTCCCGACCGCCGGGAGATGATGACGCGTGAAACGGCCGAGGCGTGTATCGACGCGCTGGCTCAAACCGACATTCCGACCGTCGATATCACCGGCGGCGCGCCGGAGTTGAATTCGCACTTCCGATGGGTGGTCACCCAGGCGCGCGCCCTGGGCCGGCATGTGATCGATCGATGCAATTTGAGCGTCCTGCTCCTCCCCTCTCAGGCCGATCTTGCGGCGTTCCTGGCCGATCATCAGGTCGAAATCATCGCGTCGCTTCCCTACTATCGCCCCGCACAAACCGACGCGCAGCGGGGAGAGGGGATCTTCGAAAAGTCGATCGCCGCCCTGCGGCTCCTTAATCAAATCGGCTACGGCGTCGAAGGAAGCGGGCTGATTCTGAATCTGGTGCATAATCCGGTCGGCGCGTTTCTTCCCCCCAAACAGGAAGCGATCGAGGCGCAATTCCGGAAGGAGTTGGACCTCCGCTACGGCGTCGTCTTCAACCGGCTCTACACGATCACCAACATGCCGATCAGCCGCTTTCTGGAATTTCTGATCGAGACCGGCAATGTGGAAGGGTACATGGAACGGCTCGCCAACGCTTTCAACCCGGCCGCCGCGGCGGGGGTGATGTGCCGTTATACGATCTCGGTGGGATGGGACGGCACATTGTACGATTGCGACTTCAACCAAATGCTCGATCTGCCGGTGGACGGCGGCGCGCCCCGGCATCTCTCCGATTTCGATCCGGCGGCGCTTCACCACCGCCGGATCGTCACCGGCAACCATTGCTACGGCTGCACCGCCGGCGCCGGCTCTTCCTGCGGCGGGACGCTGACTTAA